In Ovis canadensis isolate MfBH-ARS-UI-01 breed Bighorn chromosome 11, ARS-UI_OviCan_v2, whole genome shotgun sequence, one genomic interval encodes:
- the LOC138414823 gene encoding olfactory receptor family 1 subfamily R member 1: MALANLTSRPAFLLLGLMDGTDIHPLLFLLFLGVYLVNALGNLSMVVLVRSDAALRSPMYYFLGHLSLVDFCFTTVTVPRLLAGLLHPGQAVSFPGCFAQMYFFVALGITESYLLAAMSYDRAAAVCRPLHYAAVMSPGRCAALVAASWAVAHLHSLLHTLLISRLSYPRAAPVRHFFCDMTVMLSLATSDTSAAETAIFSEGLAVVLTPLLLVVLSYARILVAVLGVRSAGGRRRAFSTCGAHLVVVSLFFGSILSVYFRPSSAYSARYDRLASMVYAVVTPTLNPFIYSLRNKEVKGALKRGLRWRAAPPRGVMAGLDSLASQ, encoded by the coding sequence ATGGCTCTGGCCAACCTCACCTCCCGCCCAGCGTTCCTCCTCCTCGGCCTGATGGACGGCACAGACATCCACCCGCTGCTGTTCCTCCTCTTCCTTGGCGTCTACCTGGTCAATGCCCTGGGCAACCTGAGCATGGTGGTGCTGGTGAGGTCCGACGCGGCCCTCCGCTCCCCCATGTATTACTTCTTGGGTCACCTGAGCCTCGTGGACTTCTGTTTCACCACCGTCACGGTCCCCAGGCTGCTGGCCGGCCTGCTCCACCCGGGCCAGGCCGTGTCCTTCCCGGGCTGCTTTGCCCAGATGTACTTCTTCGTGGCTCTGGGCATCACCGAGAGCTACCTGCTGGCGGCCATGTCCTACGACCGCGCGGCGGCCGTGTGCCGGCCCCTGCACTACGCGGCGGTCATGAGCCCCGGGCGCTGCGCGGCGCTGGTGGCGGCGTCCTGGGCCGTGGCGCACCTGCACTCGCTGCTGCACACGCTGCTCATCTCCAGGCTCTCCTACCCGCGCGCCGCCCCCGTGCGCCACTTCTTCTGCGACATGACGGTGATGCTGAGCTTGGCCACCTCGGACACGTCGGCCGCGGAGACGGCCATCTTCTCCGAGGGCCTGGCTGTGGTGCTGACCCCGCTGCTCCTGGTGGTCCTGTCCTACGCGCGCATCCTCGTCGCGGTGCTGGGGGTGCGGTCGGCAGGGGGCCGGCGCCGCGCCTTCTCCACCTGCGGGGCCCACCTGGTGGTGGTGTCGCTTTTCTTCGGCTCCATCCTCTCCGTCTACTTCCGGCCGTCGTCTGCCTACTCGGCCCGCTACGACCGCCTGGCCAGCATGGTCTATGCGGTGGTTACCCCGACCCTGAACCCTTTCATCTACAGCCTGCGCAATAAAGAAGTCAAGGGCGCCCTAAAAAGGGGGCTCCGGTGGAGGGCTGCACCCCCAAGAGGTGTGATGGCAGGTCTGGACTCACTGGCATCTCAATAA